In Tubulanus polymorphus chromosome 2, tnTubPoly1.2, whole genome shotgun sequence, a single window of DNA contains:
- the LOC141898284 gene encoding neuropeptide Y receptor type 2-like, which yields MTDVLIELIIISVTPTLKASIHTTVEMDKPTVATATDNGSNPVMANTAENSTGDITDEPWLRGIVIPFYVIIFILGITGNTIVVFVVARNKSMQTITNIFITNLALSDIMMCLMAVPFTPLAAFMGDWIFGDTICHILPMALAVSVFVSTLTSTAIAIDRYIVIIYPFKSRMKVWTCLLLIFFIWTTAASISIPLAIYQKVDYDDEKGINLCGENWPGTQSRKFFTYTTFILQYVAPCTVITFCYYRVSGVLKERSRAKIGSGSKSREKEMIEIKRNRRINKMLIAMVVIFMVCWMPLNAVHLVTENINDVPVWLYTLVFFIAHIIAMSSTIYNPFLYAWMNENFRKEFKTVLSCLFVVRRRGNNNGSSQCSTDDVITNAPRSPIANERNAHYQSDSETVHFTLLNDHEV from the coding sequence ATGACTGATGTgttgattgaattgattatCATTTCAGTCACACCAACTTTGAAAGCATCGATTCACACAACAGTTGAGATGGACAAACCAACTGTAGCAACAGCCACTGATAATGGCTCGAACCCAGTGATGGCTAACACGGCGGAAAACTCGACTGGTGATATCACGGATGAACCATGGCTGCGTGGTATCGTTATACCGTTCTACGtaataatattcatacttGGTATAACTGGTAATACGATCGTTGTGTTCGTCGTGGCACGGAACAAATCCATGCAAACTATCacgaatattttcattacaaacttgGCTCTATCAGACATCATGATGTGTCTAATGGCAGTGCCTTTTACTCCCTTGGCGGCATTTATGGGTGACTGGATATTCGGCGACACAATTTGTCACATCCTTCCAATGGCACTTGCTGTAAGTGTTTTCGTTTCAACTTTGACTTCAACTGCGATTGccatagatagatatattgtCATCATCTATCCCTTTAAGTCGAGAATGAAAGTATGGACATGTTTGCTAttgatctttttcatttggacgACAGCGGCTTCGATTTCGATACCTTTAgcgatttatcaaaaagttgaTTACGACGACGAGAAAGGTATTAATCTATGCGGAGAGAATTGGCCGGGTACGCAATCTCGGAAGTTTTTCACGTACACGACCTTCATCTTACAGTACGTGGCCCCGTGCACCGTCATCACATTTTGCTACTATCGCGTGTCCGGGGTTCTTAAAGAAAGATCACGTGCGAAAATCGGAAGCGGAAGTAAATCGAGGgagaaagaaatgatagaaatcaaACGGAATCGCCGCATTAACAAAATGTTGATAGCTATGGTTGTCATTTTTATGGTATGTTGGATGCCATTGAACGCGGTCCATCTAGTAACGGAGAACATTAACGACGTGCCAGTCTGGTTGTACACCTTGGTATTTTTCATTGCGCATATCATAGCTATGAGCTCGACCATATACAACCCGTTCTTATACGCTTGgatgaatgaaaactttcGCAAGGAGTTTAAGACAGTTTTATCGTGTTTATTCGTCGTACGTAGACGAGGTAACAATAACGGTTCTTCCCAGTGCTCGACCGATGACGTAATTACGAATGCCCCGCGTTCGCCGATAGCAAATGAACGTAATGCCCACTACCAAAGTGACTCGGAAACGGTCCATTTCACGCTCCTTAATGACCACGAAGTTTGA
- the LOC141900280 gene encoding uncharacterized protein LOC141900280, with protein MTSLACITVLFGCIIFAHGVPMKVSKLDSRCDNHSAISGLLAKPNLFWPLDGRFEACFYNGTVLNNTQLNVTGTSAYGSVKFETADGRLRAKFPERDPWLMLPVNEAGKFTFVLCAKLLKAVPSGDRANFLSWHNRDNPPEVYTTGTNN; from the exons ATGACGTCGTTGGCTTGTATTACCGTGTTATTTGGCTGCATTATTTTTGCACATG GCGTGCCTATGAAAGTTAGCAAATTAGATTCTCGTTGCGATAACCATTCAGCGATATCAG GGCTATTGGCGAAACCGAATCTATTTTGGCCATTAGATGGACGATTTGAAGCGTGCTTCTACAATGGCACAGTGCTGAACAACACGCAACTGAACGTAACTGGTACATCAGCTTACGGATCAGTTAAATTCGAGACTGCGGACGGTCGACTGAGAGCAAAGTTCCCAGAGCGAGATCCTTGGCTTATGTTACCCGTGAACGAGGCCGGTAAATTTACATTTGTTCTCTGCGCCAAACTTCTCAAAGCGGTTCCTTCAGGGGATCGCGCGAATTTCCTTTCTTGGCACAATCGAGATAACCCTCCCGAGGTCTATACGACGGGTACTAATAATTAA